The window CGTCACCTTCCCCCAGGACACGATATCCGTGGTGACCCCCGCGCCGGCCAGGACCCCGGCCAGGGACTCCACGAAAAGCGCGAGACCGTATCCCTTGTGGCCGCTGAAGGGCGTCAGGGCCCCGGTGAAGGTGAAGACGCCGGGATCGGTCGTGGGAAGCCCTTCCGCATCGGTGAGCCATCCCTCCGGCAGCGGTTCGCCGCGGGCCTGGTACGAGGCCACCTTGCCCCCCGCCACGGTGCTCATGGCGATGTCCAGTACGATCGGCGGCTGAGACCGGGCCGGGACGGCGTAGGAGAAGGGATTGTTGCCGATCGCCGCGCCACGCCCGCCCGGGATGTTCATGACCACGTCGGTGTTGCTCATGGCGATCCCGATCATGTTCCGTTCAAGGGCCATGAGCGTATAGGCCGACGCCGCGCCGAAGTGATTGCTCCGCCGGACGGTGGTCATGCCGATCCCGCACGCCGCGGCCTTGTCGATGGCCACCGACATGCCGTAGTGCGAAGCCACCATGCCCACGGTCCGGCGGGCGTCGATCCGCGCCCACGCGAGACCCTGGTCCGTGATCTCGGGCGACGCGCCAACGTCGATGCCGCCGTCACGCATCATCCAGACGTAGCGCCGGAGGGAAACCGTGCCGTGGGTGTAGATCCCCCGCATGTCGGTGCGGATCAGCACGTCGGCGGTCAATCGGGCGTCGGCCTCCGACAATCCCGCTTCGACCATCGCCGCCGTGCAGAAATCCGCCAGGGGTTCGGCCGGTGTTCGCAGGACGTAGAGCTTTTCCTGCGTGGATGCCTGGTTGGCGTCGGTGCTCAGTGCCGGTGCCTTTCTAGCCGCCGCGGATTCCGGCGGCGACCCGTTCGAAACCACTGATCAGGTAGCTGTAGTCGCAGTCGACCTGTATCCAGTCGACACCCCGGTCGCTCCAGCGCCGGCCGAAGGCGTATTGCGATCCCATGCCCATGCCGATAGAGAGGCCCGCCTCGTGCCCCACGTCTATGATGCGCTCCATGGCAGTCACGACCTCGTCGTCCTCGAGTCGGCCCAGGGTGCTGATCGAGCCGCTCAGGTCCACGGGGCCGATGACCAGACTGTCCAGGCCGGGTATGGCCGCGATTTCCTCCAGTTCCCGGTAGGCCTCGGCATGTTCGATCTGAACCGAGACGAAGAGGTCCCGGTTCATGTCGTCCACGTAGGCGTCGATGTCCGAGAAGGCCCGACCGTAATTGGAGGGTCGGTGGGGTCCGAATCCCCGGTCTCCCGCGGGCGGGTAACGACAGGCGTCGACCACGTGCCGCACCTCGGCGGCGGAGCGGACCTGCGGGACGACGATGCCGGGAGCGCCGGCGTCGAGGATGGGTTTGACGTGCCCGATGGTACTTGAAGGCACCCGGACCAGCGCGGCGGTGCGCCCCGCCCGCGCAGCCATCAGGTGCCGCGTGACCGACTCCAGGTTCATCGCCGTGTGCTCGGTGTCGATCCAGATGAAATCAGCCGAATCGCACAGCGCCTCGGTTACGGCCGGATCGGTGAAGGTCACGGCCGGGCCGAGACAGAGCTCGCCGCCGGCAAGCCGTTCTCTGAACGCTCTGATTTCCCTGGAAAACAAGTCGTACTCCCTGGGCGGGCCTGGACGGCCTGGACGGTCTAGACGGCGCCTTCCCGCCACGGTCCCCAGATGGCGTAGGTCAGTCCGGGCCGCTGCATGTTGACAAAGAGGGTCTCGCCGTCCGGGCTGAAGGTCGCGCCGGCGAATTCACCCCGGTAGGCGATGCCGGCGACGTCCCGGGCCACGTCGAATACGCGCCCGTCCTTCGTCAGGCCCCGGATGTGCTGTATGCCGTCCCGGTTGTCTTCGCAGATGATAAGTCCGCCGCGGGGACTCACGCAGACGTTGTCGGGCGCGGCCATGAGCGAAGCGTCGGGCGACTCGAACAGGAGGGTCAGCACACCTTCGTCCGGACTCTCGGGGCGGTATTCCCAGACCTGTCCCAGGCGCTCGTCGCCCCCGGTAGTCGCCGTGAAGAAGATGCGGCCGTTGCCGTACCAGCATCCCTCCAGACGGTCGAAGGAGGCGCCGCCCTTGTCCGCCCCTTCCTTGTAGACCAGGTTCCGGTCCAGACCGGCCCCCGCGGGATCGGGGTCTTCGATCTCCACCCAGGACACGGGCAGGGAAGCGCCCATGGTCTGCCCTTTGCGCGTGTCGTACCCGGTCCTGTCCTTGACGGCGAGCATGCGCAGGCGTCCGCCCCGGGCAAGCTCCCCGGGATAATCGGGAATGTACTGGTAGAAACCACTCGGATTCTGGTCTTCGGTTTCGTACACGTAGCCGGTGGCGGGATCGACGGCTATGGCCTCGTGGACGAAGCGTCCCATCTGGGTCAGGGGTTCGGCCGGCACGCTCTCCTCGGCATCGGCCGGCACTTCGAAGCAGTACCCGTGCTCCCTGTCGTATCCGCCCAGGTACTGGAGCCAGCGCGAACTGAAGAACCGGTCCGTCCCCATCGTCGTCTCTTCGCATGTGATCCAGGTGCCCCAGGGCGTGGGGCCGCCGGCGCAGTTGTGGAGCGTCCCGCCCACGCTGACGAAATCGCGGACCAGTTCGCGGGTCCCGGGATCGACGACGAGCGTGGTGACGCCGCCGGGCGCCGTGGGATCGTAAGCCGCGGCCCGGTCGCCGATGGCCTCGACCGGTTTGCCCGTGTTGATTTCGTGGTTGCGCAGGAGCCGGATCATCCCGTCCGCGTCAAAGGCGGCCATGCCGTCGTGGGCGGGCGGCGTGGGATGGCCGTCCGACATGAGGCCGCCCTTCTTGCCGAAGACGGTATAGGAGAATCTCGGCGGCAGCTCGAGCAGGGTTTCCCCCGTGTTTTGTGATGGCACGGGCGACAGGGGTCCGTATCCCCCTTCCCCGCGGGGCGCAACAAGGTGGGCGAACCCGTCGGCCATGGCCCGTGCCCGGCGGGCGATCAAACCCTGCAGCGCCGAGGCGCCGACGGTCAAAGCTCCAACGGATACGGCGGTATTGCGAATGAAGGAACGGCGGGTCAGTCGGGACACGTGCGCAGAACTCCTTTATCATTACCCCGCAACCAGCGGCGAAGCGAAAGATGTGTCGAGCCACTATGGGAATCGATAGGCAATGTAGTCAAGACGGCCCACAAAATCAAGGTGCGTTGCGGGGTATTTCGCATCAAATTTCATCCCAGTTTTATGCATACCAGTCCGGCGACGATCATCAACACCGCGCACACTTTCATCGGGGTGACCCGCTCTTTCAGAAAGACGAATCCCAGCACGGCGCCGAGGACCACGGCGAACTCCCGCAGCGCGACGATGTAGCCCACCTGCCCCATGGTCATGGCAAACAGGATCATCAGGTAAGCCGCGGTGGATCCGACGCCGATCAGGGCCGCGGCACGCCAGGTCTCCGCCAGTTTCCGCCAGAGACGTCCGCGGTCGCGGGCGGCGACCATCGGCGTGACCAGCGCACCGCTCAGCATGAACATGGCGAAGATATAGACGACGGGATGGACGATACTCACGCCCACTTTGTCCACGAGGGAGTAGCTCACGATCGTGGCGCCCACCCCCAGCGCCGAGACGAAGCCGTGCCTTGCGTCCCGCGCGTACATGAGGACAGGTACGCCCAGGGACAGTATGCCGATGCAGATCAGGGCTATGCCGGACACGCCGAAGGGCGTCAGCGATTCACCGAGCAGAAGCCATCCCAGGAAACCCGTGAGACCTATCCCGGAGCCGCGGGCGATGGGGTATACCAGGGAGATCTCGCCGTGTTGGTAGGCCCTGGCCAGCAGCAGGAAGTAAAAGGCATGAATGATTCCCGTAGCCACTATAAACAACCAGCCGTCCGCCATCATCGACAGGAATCCCGCCGTGCCCTGCGAAACGACCACGCCCGCCACGAAAGGAAGAAGCACGAGGCCGCTGACCCACAGGGACCACCAGAACACGGTGAGGTCCCCGGCGTTTCGGCGGGCTACGAAGTTCCAGGTGGCATGCAGTACGGCGGAGAGCAGGACGAAGACGAAGAGTTCAGTGGACATGGATGGATTCCTATATGGATGGAAACCGCCGGGGTGTCAAAGGTATAATGTGTTTGACGCGCGTGAAAGGTCAGGTAACATTCAGAGGATTCCCGTTTCTGCCATCCAGTGGCCCGGGTCGATTCTCCGCTAATAGATTCCTGCGGCCCGGCTTGGAAGAAAGCACCAGAAAGTCGACCCAATGATCATCCACTACATGCTGTCCGCGATCCGGCAAATCGCGAAGAGCAGAGGCGTGTTCGCCGTGAACGTCTTCGGATTCACCCTGAACTTCATCGTGGTGATCTTCGGGCTGAATTATGTCCTTTTCGAATCGTCCTTCGACGACTTTCACGAGAAGGGTGACCGGATTTACCGCGCACTGGTGACCAAACCCGATTTTGACTACACGTTTGCCACGACCTCCAGTCTGCTTGCCCCGACGCTCGCGGAGGCCTATCCGGAAGTAGAATCGGCCGTTCGCATCTACTATAGCCCTTCCATGCCACTGAGTACGTCTCCCGATGAACAAGCTGACTCCGGTGCATTCAAAGTCGCCTACGCTGAACCTGACATGTTCGGCGTGTTCTCTTTCGGGCCCGTTACGCCGGCGACGTTGGCAGAATTCGGCCGGCCGAACACCGCGATCATCAACCGTACCATGGCCGTGAGATTCTTTGGTGATGAGAATCCATTGGGAGGACTGTTGCATTATAGTGACCGGAGGTCGGGATCGGGTTCCGTGGAAGTAGTCGGCGTCATGGATGACGTGCCCCGTAACTCACATCTGCAGCCGGACGCCTTCTTTTCCTTCGCTACGTTACCCGACAATCTGGTCGGCCGGGGCTCCGATCTCGGCTGGATGATGAAACAGTTCCTGACCTACGTACTGCTGATCGACGGCAGGGAAGATACCCTGCGCGGTTTCCTCGCTAAGTTGGAAGCATTCCCTTCCGACTACGTCCCTGGGGATCATTCCGATATATACACCCTCGAACCCATGTCCGAGATCTACTTTTCGCCGCACGCTTTCGGGGGGCAGGTCAAGGGGGATGTCAACTACGTATATTTCGCCTTGGTGTATCTGGTGCTGATATCGTTCATGACGGTGGCGAACTATGTGAACATCAACATCGCCCACCTGGTTCGGCGGTTGAAGGAAATGGGCCTGCGGAAGTCCTTCGGGGCGGGCAAGTCGGCGGTGGTCTGTCAGTTCGTCGTGGAGACCCTGATGAACTGCCTTGTCGCCGTGGCCACCTCGATCGTATGCGTACTGATTTTGCGGGCGAGTGGGATCCCCCTCCTCGAGCATCTTTCGCGCTCCGAGGTCAGCGTGGAGTACATCGGGTTCCTGGGGCTCGCCCTCCTGGTAATTGGACTCGTTTCGGGTATCTGCCCGTCCTTCGTGTTCTACCGGATCAGCCCGGTCGACATGATGGCGAACCGGGTGTCCGGATCCTGGACCGCCAACTCGCTGAGGAAGGGGTTGCTTTTCTTCCAGCTCGCCATATCCGTTGCCTTGCTGTTACTGACCGGCCTTGTCTACAACCAGGTGGCCTACCTGACCGCTAAGTCGCTGGGGTATGAGAAAGAGAACAAGGTCGTGATTCCGGCACCCGTGTCCTCCGGCTGGCACCAGCGGCTTGCCGAGGGTTTCGAAAGAAGTCCCCACGTGGTCAGTGCCGGCTCCTCCAGAGGTCACCCGGGATTCTTCCCCCTGTTGCGGGTCCCTTTAGAAAACAGGGGATCCGAAACCCAGTTGGAGATCGGGGTGCTTGTCATAGGTCGCAACCTCCTGGAGACACTCAAAGTCCCAATGCTTCACGGTAGATACTTGGAAGACGACGAGTTGCCTAATACAGTCCTGTTGAACGAAACTGCCTTCAACTTGGTCGGACTGGACGAGGACGACTTGGGCACCGTGCAGGACATCGTGGGAAGGGTGCGCGTCGTGGGCGTTGTAGCCGATTTCCACATCTGGTCGGCCCATCATGCGATCGAACCCCTTATGTTGAGTTATCCGCGTATGGATTCGAGCCTGACTCACCTTATCGTGGATATCGAGCCGACGCAACAGGAGGCCGCTCTGGACGATCTTTCGGACACTTTCAGGCAACTGCTGCCCGATATCAGGTTCGAATACTTCTTCCTGGATTCCAGGCTCGAAGAACTCTACAGCAGCGACCGGCAGATCCTGGACACGCTCCTTCTGCTGGCCCTGGTCGCCTTCGCCCTGGCCGTTGCCGGTATCTACAACTATGGGGTGTTTTTTACACTCAACCGGATTCGGGAAGTCGCCATTCGCAAGATCCACGGCGCCTCCGCCGGGGACATCGTCCGGATGAACGTCACGGCCATCTCACGGTCCGTCGTCCTGTCCCTGGTCATCGCGCTTCCCGTGGTCTACTATGTGTACAATCTCTGGATCGTCCAATACGCGTACCGGGCGGATGTGTCCCCGTTATTGGTTGCCCTGCCCGTGCTGGCCATATACGTTCTGACCTGTGCCATGGTAGCCCGCGAGACGCTGAAAACCGCCGGCATGAAGCCGGCCGAAGTGATCCAGAACACGCAGCAGTGAGCCGTGTCCTTCGCGGCCACGGAAAGGAACCTCCGATGCCCCTGAAATTCGCGTACCTGGGCCTGTGGCACAGCCACACGGTGATGCATATCCGCGACGCCGCGAGCCGCCCGGACGAGTTCCAGCTCGTGGGTGCCTATGAACCGGACCCCGCGATCCGGGAGACGAAGCTGGGAGACTGGGCGGACGATCTCCCGGACATCCCCGTCTTCGAATCGGTGGAACAGGCGCTGGACAGCGAAGTGGAGGCGATCATCTGCGAGGGCCGCGTATCGGAAAACCTCGATTACGCCGAGCGGGCGCTCGAGGCGGACAAGCACGTGCTGCTCGAGAAACCGGCGGGCGTCGACATGGCTCTGCTCGAACGGCTGCACGACACGGCGCGGCGCAAGGACCTGCATCTCCAGATGGCGTACATGTGGCGGTACAACCCCGCTATCGCGGAAATGATCCGGCTGAACCGTGCCGGCGCTTTTGGCGAACCCTTTTACTACCGCGGCCATATCCCGAAGCCCATGGCTTACCACGCCCGGCTGGTGGAGGAACTCGACTGGTACAAGGGCTCCCTCTATTTCGAGATGGCCGGCCACCTGGTGGACATCATGGTGACGCTCATGGGGGTGCCCGGGCAGGTGAACGCCACGCACGCCAGGCATCACGGCGAGCGGAAGCACGTGGACAACGCGGTGGTCGCACACCAGTTCGACAACGGCGGCCTGGGGACGATCGACACCGCGTCGATGCACGTGGAAAGCGGGCTGACCCGGCGCATAGAGCTTTACGGCACGGGAGGAACGGCCATCCACACGCCAACGGGTTCGAACAACCTGACGCTGTCCCTCGAGCGGCCCTTCGAGCAGTACGACGCGGGCTGGCAGGATATCACCGTACCCACGCCGCCGGGACCGCCTTCGTTGCTGACCGAGCTCGCGGCCTGCATATCCGGCGCGAAGGAGCCGGACTATACCCTGGACCACGATATGGCGGTGCATCGAGCCCTCTTCGCAGGGTGCGGCATCACCGATGGTTCGGCGATGACGGACGCGCCCCATTCGGCAAAAAGCGGTTGACAGCATCCGCTCGATCCGTATATTAAAACTAAAGACGACGCGGGGTGGAGCAGTCTGGTAGCTCGTTGGGCTCATAACCCAAAGGTCGGAGGTTCAAATCCTCCCCCCGCTACTACGATGGATCAGGGGCGGTTTTCGAACCGTCCCTGTTTTTTTGTTTGTGCCCTTCCACCGTCCGGATCCTCCGGATTCCACCGTCCGGATCCTCCGACGGACCGCTTGTCTCGAACTTGTCTTGAAATATCAGCAAAGGAACGCCCATGCCTGAAATGACCGGTTACCGGTACATCGCGGAGATGCTGCACGGATATGGGATCAGGGCCGTGTTTCACGTGCCCTACATCCTCGACGGCGCCCTGGTGGAAATGGAAAAACTGGGCATCCGACGGATCCGGTGCCATTCGGAAAAGGCCGCGGCCTACATGGCGGACGGATACGCGCGGGTTGCCCGCGGTCCGGGCATTGCCATGGCGCAGTCCGTGGGCGCCGCCAATCTCGCCGCTGGACTCCAGGATGCCTGGCTGGCGGGTTCGCCGGTCATCGCCCTCACGGGCCGCTGGATGCCCCATTACCTCTACCAGCAGGCCTACCAGGAGGTCGATCATCGTTCCCTTTACGATCCGGTTACCAAGTTCAACGCCTACGTCGACGGCGTGGAGCAGCTGCCTTTCCTGCTGCGGCAGGCCTTCCGCGAAGCCACCACGGGCGCGCCCCGCCCGGTCCACCTGGATGTCCTGGGCCTTTCCGGCGATATCGCGGCGGGGTCTAAACTCGATGTCGATGTGACCGTCGAATCTTCATTCCGTCAATACCCGCCTTTTCGTCCCGAACCAGAGGCGGGCCGCGTAGCGGAAGCGGCCAGACGCATAGCGCGGGCCGAACGGCCGGTGCTGGTCGCCGGAGGCGGGGTCACCGCTTCGGGCGCGCAGGCCGAAGTCGTCCGCCTGGCGGAGAAGCTGTCGGTTCCCGTGGCGACCTCGCTCAATGCCAAGGGAACGATCCCCGAACGACATCCCCTTTCGGCCGGCGTAGCGGGCACCTATTCCCGCAAGTGCGCCAACGAGGTGGTCGCCGAGGCGGATCTCGTGGTCTTCGTGGGAAGCCACACGGGCGGGCAGGTCACCCACTTCTGGCAGATTCCCCGGCCGGGGACGCCGGTCATTCAGATTGACATGGATCCTTCCCAGATCGGCCGCAACTATCCCGCCGAAGTCGCCATCCAGGGTGACGCGAAAGTGACGCTGGAGCGTCTGTTCGAAGCCGTGAATCCCGTGCCGGAAAGACCGGCCTGGATAGGGCGGGTACGGGAACTCGCCGGGAACTGGCGGGCCGAATTCGACGGACTGCTCCGGTCCGGCGCCGTGCCGATCCGGCCCGAACGGCTGTGCCGGGAGATTACCGACTTCCTTCCATCGGACGCCATCGTCGTATCGGATACGGGCCACGCCGGTATCTGGACGGGCACCATGATCGAGATCACGCATCCCGGGCAGACCTACCTGCGCTGCGCCGGGTCCCTGGGCTGGGCCTTCCCCGCGGCCATGGGCGCCAGGTGCGCGGCGCCGGAACGGCCCGTCATCTGTTTCACGGGCGACGGTGGATTCTGGTACCACCTGGGCGAACTGGAGACGGCCGTGCGTTTCGGCATCCATACCGTCACGGTGATCAACAACAACCGCTCCTTCAACCAGTGCCGGGACGCATTCGAAGGGGCGAGCGGCGGTCGCGACCAGGGATCGGACGATCTGTGGGTCTTCGAGGACGTCAACTTTGCCGAGGTGGCAAAATCCATGGGGGGCAAGGGGATACGCGTGGAAGATCCGGCGCGGATCCGGTCAGCGCTTGAAGAAGCGGTAGCGGCGGACGGCCCCGTCGTAGTCGACGTGGCCACCGATATCGACGCCATGGCGCCGACCGCGTATTTACCCGAATGAGACAGACGGATCGGGAAGGCTGTCGGTCGGAAGTGGATGCGCGACCGTCGTTTAGAAGCGGATGTGCGCGCCCTCGCTTAGAAGCGGGCGCTCTCGCTGTCGGGCAGTATGCCGCCTTCGTCCCTCGGCAGCACGGAGAGGGGCAGTGCGATGGAGGAACCCGCGTCGACGGGGAGGGTGATCCCCGTGATCCATTGGGACTCGTCGCCGGCCAGGAACATGGCCGCGTGGGCCACGTCCCAGGCCGTCCCCTCGGTGCCCAGCGGCGTGGATCGCCGGCGGAGTTCCCGATGATCGTCCGAGAGTCCAGCAGTGAAGGATGCGTGCAGGTGTCCCGGGGCGATGCAATTCACGCGGATTCCGTCCCTGCCGTGCTGTACCGCCATATTGATGGTCAGGGCAATGACCCCGCCCTTGGAAGTTTCGTAGGCGATGTTGTACGACCACCCGCTGCGGAAACCGTCGATGGACGCCACGTTGATGATGGATCCGCCCCCGGACTCCATCATCGCCGGTATGGCAAACCGGCTCGCGAGCATCATGGCCTTGACATTTACCGCCATGATCTCGTCCCAGTGTTCCTCCCGCACGTCCACCACCGTGCCGGGATAGCTGAGCCCCACGTTGTTGAAGAGGACGTGTAGCCCGCCGTAGCGGTTGACAGCGGTTTCGGTCATGGTCCGGCAGTCGTCCGACCGGGTCACGTCGCCGGTGAAGACCGAGGCCGTGCCTCCTTCCTCTTCGATGACGGCCAGAGTCTTTCCGGCGTTCTCCTCGCTACGGTCCGCCAGCAGCACCTGCGCGCCCTCGCGGGCGAACTGCACGGCGGTCGCCTGTCCTGTGCCCGCCACCTCGCCCTGGGTTCCCGCGCCCGTCACGATGGCCACTTTACCGTCCAGGCGGGGTTTCCGCGTCGTCATTTGCATTCCTTATTGATCAGAAGATCTCGTCATTGCCGGGAGGACCAGATATATTGTGCGGCTGGTCAGAAGATCTCGGCGCCGCCGGCCACCACCAGGTCCACGGCCGTGAGGTAGTCCGATTCAGGGGAGGCGAGGAAGGCGACTGTCTGGGCCACGTCGTCGCCCCGGGCCACCCGGCCCAACGGCGAGATTTCGGCCTTTTCCTGGATAAACTCCCGATGGGCGTCGCTGTCCTTCCACGATCTGCCCAGGACGGCGCCGTCCGACACGGCCTCGGCGATGAATCCCAAGCGTTCCGTATCGACCGCGGTGGGGGACACGGAATTGACGTTGATCCCGTGGGGACCGAGTTCCTGTGCCAGGGCCTGGGTAAACCGGATGATGGCGGCCTTGGACGCGCAGTAGGCCGAGAACCTCTTCCGCCCGATCTTGCCCGACGTGGAGGCTATGTTGATGATCTTGCCGCCCCCACCCCGTTCGATCATGTGGCGCGCCACGGACCGGCACATGAGGAAGACACCTTTGGCGTTGACGTTCATCTCCTTGTCCCAGGCTTCTTCTTCCATGTCGACCACGAGGACACGGTCCTTGCCCGGCAGGGAGCCGGCGCCGTTGACCAGGATATCGATGCGGCCGAACTGGTCGATACTTCGTCGCACGAGGATTTCCACCTGCTCCGACTTCGAGACGTCGGCCAGGATGGCCTCCGCGTTGCGCCCAGCCGCCTCAATCTCACTGACCACCGAGGGCAGGCCATCCCATTCCGATGAGTCGCCAGGATAGGGATTGGCGACCCGGTCGCTGACGATGACGTCCGCGCCTTCCTTCGCGAGTCGCGCGGCAACGGCCCTGCCGATGCCACGTTCTCCGCCCGCGCCGGTTACCAGGGCCGTTTTGCCATGGAGGTTGTACATCACTCGCCCTCTCTCCGCGGCCGCACCACGGTTTCGCCGTCGTCCTCCACGAGGGGGTGGTGGTAGATGTAGGGCGGCTCCAGCACGGCGCGTTGGGCCTCGGTCAGTTCGGAGGTCCATTCGGGAAGGCTGGTTTCGTAGATCCCCCCGGCATAGTGCAGATACTTGGGCGTATATCGGTAAAGGGCCGTCCGGCGGTCTTTATCGCCGTGCCAGGGCAGTGTGCCGTGGGCGGTGGCCTCGTTGAAGATGACCAGGTCGCCCGCTTTCTGGACGATGTGATGAACCAGGTCCTGGTTGGACTCCCAGGTAAGGATGTTCTCCGGACAGGCAAAGTTGGCCTTGTGGCTGCCCGGGATGACGCAAAGTCCGCCCGCGCCGGGATCCACGTCATGCAGGGTGTACTGGCAGACGATCAGCCCGGACCGCATCCGGCCGTTGTGATAGTGGTAGTACCGCGAGCCGTTGAAGGTCATGTTGCCCGATCCGTGGAGTTTCAGTCCTTCGCAGCCCTCTTCCGCGACCAGCACGTCCACGCCGTGGTCGAATTTCCATCCACGGCCGAACATGGTGTTGAGGTAGGGTATGATCTTCGGATGGGCCAGGAGGTCCCGGAAGGGCTGGCACCACGGCTGCGGCCAGGTAAGCATGCCCTCGTAGTGCCGGAAGGGGGCGTACTTGCCTTCAAAGGGCCGGCCGGTCCAGTCGCCGCTGAGCTCGTTAGGCCCGTCGTAGGATCCGAGCCGGTCCGGATTGGCGTCGAGTGCCTCGTTCATCGCACGCACTTCTTCTTCGGTCAAAAAGCCTCGGACGTGCAGAAAACCCTGCAGGTCGTACAGGTACTGTTCTTCTTCGCTCATGTTCGCAAAGGCCGGTTGTTCGGCCATGGTGGGAACTCTCCTGAGGCAGTGTGATCTGATCCGGATTAAAGGCGTCTACGCACCAGAAGATAGCCCGGCGGATGGCGTGCGCAACGATAAAAACAACGGTCCGAAACCCCTCGCCCGGTTCCACAAAATGCCTTGACATGGGAGTGCGTCCCCGTTAACGTCTCGGAGTCCGTTCCCCTGTTCGGACATCGGTCTCAAGCTGACCATTATCTTCAAAACAACACCTTACACCCGGGACGCCGTGTCCGAAGAACCCGAAATCCCCGAGCAGATCGAAGCGCAGCATCTCGACCGTCCGACCGTTCCCGAACTGGACGAGGTCCTCGGCGTTCCCTTCAAGGTACTCGACGACGGTTTCGTCCGCGTCGTGGACTACATGGGCAGCGATCATTCCATCGTGCAGGCCGCCCGCGTATCCTACGGCGCCGGAACCCGGCAGGTCCACCAGGACCGGGGGCTGATCCGCTATCTCATGCGGCATCAGCACACCACCCCCTTCGAGATGTGCGACATCAAGTTCCATCTCCGGGTGCCCATGGACTGCTGGCGGCAGTGGATC is drawn from Gemmatimonadota bacterium and contains these coding sequences:
- a CDS encoding thiamine pyrophosphate-binding protein, yielding MPEMTGYRYIAEMLHGYGIRAVFHVPYILDGALVEMEKLGIRRIRCHSEKAAAYMADGYARVARGPGIAMAQSVGAANLAAGLQDAWLAGSPVIALTGRWMPHYLYQQAYQEVDHRSLYDPVTKFNAYVDGVEQLPFLLRQAFREATTGAPRPVHLDVLGLSGDIAAGSKLDVDVTVESSFRQYPPFRPEPEAGRVAEAARRIARAERPVLVAGGGVTASGAQAEVVRLAEKLSVPVATSLNAKGTIPERHPLSAGVAGTYSRKCANEVVAEADLVVFVGSHTGGQVTHFWQIPRPGTPVIQIDMDPSQIGRNYPAEVAIQGDAKVTLERLFEAVNPVPERPAWIGRVRELAGNWRAEFDGLLRSGAVPIRPERLCREITDFLPSDAIVVSDTGHAGIWTGTMIEITHPGQTYLRCAGSLGWAFPAAMGARCAAPERPVICFTGDGGFWYHLGELETAVRFGIHTVTVINNNRSFNQCRDAFEGASGGRDQGSDDLWVFEDVNFAEVAKSMGGKGIRVEDPARIRSALEEAVAADGPVVVDVATDIDAMAPTAYLPE
- a CDS encoding glucose 1-dehydrogenase, translating into MTTRKPRLDGKVAIVTGAGTQGEVAGTGQATAVQFAREGAQVLLADRSEENAGKTLAVIEEEGGTASVFTGDVTRSDDCRTMTETAVNRYGGLHVLFNNVGLSYPGTVVDVREEHWDEIMAVNVKAMMLASRFAIPAMMESGGGSIINVASIDGFRSGWSYNIAYETSKGGVIALTINMAVQHGRDGIRVNCIAPGHLHASFTAGLSDDHRELRRRSTPLGTEGTAWDVAHAAMFLAGDESQWITGITLPVDAGSSIALPLSVLPRDEGGILPDSESARF
- a CDS encoding SDR family oxidoreductase, producing the protein MYNLHGKTALVTGAGGERGIGRAVAARLAKEGADVIVSDRVANPYPGDSSEWDGLPSVVSEIEAAGRNAEAILADVSKSEQVEILVRRSIDQFGRIDILVNGAGSLPGKDRVLVVDMEEEAWDKEMNVNAKGVFLMCRSVARHMIERGGGGKIINIASTSGKIGRKRFSAYCASKAAIIRFTQALAQELGPHGINVNSVSPTAVDTERLGFIAEAVSDGAVLGRSWKDSDAHREFIQEKAEISPLGRVARGDDVAQTVAFLASPESDYLTAVDLVVAGGAEIF
- a CDS encoding phytanoyl-CoA dioxygenase family protein, whose amino-acid sequence is MAEQPAFANMSEEEQYLYDLQGFLHVRGFLTEEEVRAMNEALDANPDRLGSYDGPNELSGDWTGRPFEGKYAPFRHYEGMLTWPQPWCQPFRDLLAHPKIIPYLNTMFGRGWKFDHGVDVLVAEEGCEGLKLHGSGNMTFNGSRYYHYHNGRMRSGLIVCQYTLHDVDPGAGGLCVIPGSHKANFACPENILTWESNQDLVHHIVQKAGDLVIFNEATAHGTLPWHGDKDRRTALYRYTPKYLHYAGGIYETSLPEWTSELTEAQRAVLEPPYIYHHPLVEDDGETVVRPRREGE